A region from the Streptomyces sp. 3214.6 genome encodes:
- a CDS encoding bifunctional 3,4-dihydroxy-2-butanone-4-phosphate synthase/GTP cyclohydrolase II, with amino-acid sequence MSTAPILYSTDGIEDFSLDPVEQAIADIAAGRPVVVVDDEDRENEGDLVVAAEKATPEIVAFMMSECRGLICAPMESDELERLNLPQMVEDNTESMKTAFTVSVDASAAHGVTTGISAADRATTLQLLASGQAQATDFVRPGHVFPLRAKPGGVLTRNGHTEAAVDLARLAGLRPAGAIVEIAGEDGRMLRLPELIPFARKHGLTIISIEDLIAYRRGSEPTVRREAETRLPTVHGAFTAYGYRSTVDGVEHVALVHGDLGDGRDVLVRVHSECLTGDVFASLRCDCGPQLDASLERIQSEGRGVVVYLRGHEGRGIGLLSKLRAYELQEQGHDTLDANLELGLPADARDYGAGAQILEDLGVHSVRLMTNNPEKTDALVRHGIEVTRREPMPVQAGEHNIRYLRTKRDRMGHDLPWLETAPVSPCGNQ; translated from the coding sequence ATGAGTACGGCACCGATCCTCTACAGCACGGACGGCATCGAAGACTTCTCCCTCGACCCCGTCGAGCAGGCCATCGCCGACATCGCGGCCGGCCGCCCCGTCGTGGTCGTCGACGACGAGGACCGCGAGAACGAGGGCGACCTCGTCGTCGCCGCCGAGAAGGCCACCCCCGAGATCGTCGCCTTCATGATGAGCGAGTGCCGCGGCCTGATCTGCGCCCCCATGGAGAGCGACGAGCTGGAGCGCCTGAACCTCCCGCAGATGGTCGAGGACAACACCGAGTCGATGAAGACCGCGTTCACGGTCTCCGTCGACGCGAGCGCCGCCCACGGCGTCACCACCGGCATCTCCGCCGCGGACCGAGCCACCACCCTCCAACTGCTGGCGAGCGGTCAGGCGCAGGCCACCGACTTCGTCCGCCCCGGACACGTGTTCCCCCTGCGGGCCAAGCCCGGCGGCGTCCTGACCCGCAACGGCCACACCGAGGCCGCCGTCGACCTCGCCCGCCTCGCGGGGCTGCGCCCGGCCGGCGCGATCGTCGAGATCGCCGGCGAGGACGGCAGGATGCTCCGGCTGCCCGAACTGATCCCGTTCGCCCGCAAGCACGGCCTGACGATCATCTCCATCGAGGACCTGATCGCCTACCGCCGCGGCTCAGAGCCCACCGTCCGGCGTGAGGCCGAGACCCGGCTGCCCACCGTCCACGGCGCCTTCACCGCGTACGGCTACCGCTCCACCGTCGACGGCGTCGAGCATGTCGCCCTCGTCCACGGCGACCTCGGCGACGGCCGTGACGTCCTGGTCCGCGTCCACTCCGAGTGCCTCACCGGCGACGTCTTCGCCTCCCTGCGCTGCGACTGCGGCCCCCAGCTCGACGCGTCCCTGGAGCGCATCCAGAGCGAGGGCCGGGGCGTGGTGGTCTATCTGCGCGGACACGAGGGCCGCGGCATCGGCCTGCTGTCCAAGCTGCGGGCGTACGAGCTCCAGGAACAGGGCCACGACACCCTCGACGCCAACCTGGAGCTGGGCCTGCCCGCCGACGCCCGCGACTACGGGGCCGGCGCACAGATCCTCGAGGACCTCGGCGTGCACAGCGTGCGCCTGATGACCAACAACCCCGAGAAGACCGACGCGCTCGTCCGGCACGGTATCGAGGTGACCAGGCGCGAGCCGATGCCCGTCCAGGCGGGCGAGCACAACATCCGCTACCTGCGCACCAAGCGGGACCGGATGGGACACGACCTGCCCTGGCTGGAGACGGCCCCCGTGTCCCCCTGCGGCAACCAGTAG
- a CDS encoding MFS transporter, whose amino-acid sequence MSGVAEVIHAPAEVRRARYAVAAVFTVHGAVTGSFATRVPWIQDHAGVSTGQLGFALAFTAFGAACAMPLAGSVTHRFGSRTALRGLLALWTLALTLPSLAPNLLTLCLAMFVYGATSGMADVAMNALGVEVERLLGRSIMSGLHGMWSAGALIGSAGGTLAAHLGSDARLHHLLAAAVLTVLGLLFCRWVLDLRPTEDEEPPPRFALPPRSALLIGAVGFCAVFAEGASLDWSAVYLRDELDSSAGVAAACTTGFMFTMAVARIAGDALVNRFGAVRTVRAGGVLAALGGLLIVVAGHPAVAMGGFGLMGLGIAVVVPLCFAAAGHSGPNPSQAIAGVATITYTSGLIAPSLIGGVAQATSLMVSFGVVTALSCGLAVFAPVLRGGDGRTGAKVSAQAAAVPGPRP is encoded by the coding sequence ATGAGCGGAGTGGCCGAAGTGATCCACGCACCGGCTGAGGTGCGGCGCGCCCGGTACGCCGTGGCGGCCGTGTTCACCGTGCACGGCGCGGTCACCGGTTCGTTCGCCACCCGCGTGCCGTGGATCCAGGACCACGCCGGTGTGTCCACCGGCCAGCTCGGGTTCGCGCTCGCCTTCACGGCGTTCGGGGCGGCCTGCGCGATGCCGCTGGCCGGCTCGGTCACCCACCGTTTCGGCAGCCGTACGGCCCTGCGCGGACTGCTCGCGCTGTGGACGCTGGCGCTGACGCTGCCCTCCCTCGCGCCGAACCTGCTCACGCTCTGCCTGGCGATGTTCGTCTACGGCGCGACCTCCGGCATGGCCGACGTCGCGATGAACGCGCTCGGCGTGGAGGTGGAACGGCTGCTGGGCAGGTCGATCATGTCGGGACTGCACGGCATGTGGAGCGCGGGCGCCCTGATCGGCTCGGCGGGCGGGACGCTCGCCGCACACCTGGGGTCGGACGCCCGCCTGCACCACCTGCTGGCGGCGGCCGTGCTGACCGTCCTCGGCCTGCTGTTCTGCCGCTGGGTGCTGGACCTGCGGCCCACCGAGGACGAGGAGCCGCCCCCGCGGTTCGCGCTGCCGCCCCGCTCGGCGCTGCTGATCGGCGCGGTCGGGTTCTGCGCGGTGTTCGCAGAGGGCGCGAGCCTGGACTGGTCGGCCGTGTACCTGCGCGACGAGCTCGACTCGTCGGCCGGGGTCGCGGCGGCCTGCACGACCGGCTTCATGTTCACGATGGCGGTGGCCCGGATCGCGGGCGACGCGCTGGTGAACCGGTTCGGCGCGGTGCGCACCGTCCGGGCGGGCGGCGTCCTCGCCGCGCTGGGCGGGCTGTTGATCGTCGTCGCGGGGCACCCGGCGGTGGCGATGGGCGGGTTCGGGCTGATGGGGCTGGGCATCGCGGTCGTCGTACCGCTGTGCTTCGCCGCGGCCGGTCACAGCGGGCCGAACCCCAGCCAGGCCATCGCGGGCGTCGCGACGATCACGTACACCTCCGGGCTGATCGCCCCGAGTCTGATCGGCGGGGTGGCGCAGGCGACCAGCCTGATGGTGTCGTTCGGTGTGGTGACGGCGCTGTCGTGCGGGCTCGCGGTGTTCGCGCCGGTGCTGCGGGGCGGCGACGGGCGGACAGGCGCGAAGGTCAGTGCGCAGGCCGCAGCAGTGCCCGGCCCGCGGCCCTGA
- a CDS encoding riboflavin synthase: MFTGIVEELGEVTAVENLGDASRFRLRGPVVTDGARHGDSIAVNGVCLTVVEHEGDEFTADVMAETLNRSSLGALGVGSRVNLERPTAVGARLGGHIVQGHVDGTGAVLERKPSENWEIIKISLPADLTRYVVEKGSITVDGISLTVVDAGLDHFTVSLIPTTLALTTLGLKQPGDPVNLEVDIVAKYVERLLTTTQGAAAQGASPQGAAQ; the protein is encoded by the coding sequence GTGTTCACCGGAATCGTCGAAGAGCTGGGTGAGGTCACCGCCGTCGAGAATCTCGGCGACGCCTCCCGCTTCCGGCTGCGCGGCCCCGTCGTGACCGACGGCGCGAGGCACGGCGACTCCATCGCTGTGAACGGGGTCTGTCTCACCGTCGTCGAGCACGAGGGCGACGAGTTCACCGCCGACGTCATGGCGGAGACCCTGAACCGCTCCAGCCTTGGCGCCCTCGGCGTCGGCTCCCGCGTCAACCTCGAACGCCCCACCGCCGTCGGCGCCCGCCTCGGCGGGCACATCGTGCAGGGCCATGTCGACGGCACCGGCGCCGTGTTGGAGCGCAAGCCCTCCGAGAACTGGGAGATCATCAAGATCTCCCTCCCCGCCGACCTCACCCGGTACGTGGTGGAGAAGGGTTCCATCACCGTCGACGGCATCAGCCTCACGGTCGTGGACGCCGGACTCGACCACTTCACCGTCAGCCTCATCCCCACCACCCTCGCCCTGACCACGCTCGGCCTCAAGCAGCCCGGCGACCCGGTCAACCTCGAGGTGGACATCGTCGCCAAGTACGTCGAGCGGCTGCTGACCACCACTCAGGGGGCTGCCGCTCAGGGAGCATCCCCTCAGGGAGCGGCGCAGTGA
- a CDS encoding flavin monoamine oxidase family protein: MTSTVPNAVEHADEQQSPITMFGPDFPYAYDDFLAHPAGLGQIPATEHGAEVAVIGGGLSGIVAAYELMKMGLKPVVYEADRIGGRLRTVGFDGCDPSLTAEMGAMRFPPSSTALQHYIDLVGLRTRPFPNPLAEATPSTVVDLKGESHYAETAEDLPQVYRDVAAAWNKCLQDGADFSDMNRALRERDVPRIREIWARLVEKLDNQTFYGFLCDSEAFRSFRHREIFGQVGFGTGGWDTDFPNSILEILRVVYTEADDHHRGIVGGSQQLPLRLWEREPEKIVHWPYGTSLAGLHEGGEPRPAVTRLHRTAGNRITVTDAHGDIRTYRAAIFTAQSWMLLSKIACDDSLFPIDHWTAIERTHYMESSKLFVPVDRPFWLDKDEQTGRDVMSMTLTDRMTRGTYLLDDGPDKPAVICLSYTWCDDSLKWLPLSANERMEVMLKSLGEIYPKVDIRKHIIGSPVTVSWENEPYFMGAFKANLPGHYRYQRRLFTHFMQDRLPEDKRGVFLAGDDISWTAGWAEGAVQTALNAVWGVMHHFGGATDASNPGPGDVYDEIAPVELPED; this comes from the coding sequence ATGACGTCCACCGTGCCCAACGCCGTCGAGCACGCAGACGAGCAGCAGTCGCCGATCACCATGTTCGGCCCGGACTTCCCGTACGCGTACGACGACTTCCTCGCCCATCCGGCGGGGCTCGGCCAGATCCCCGCGACCGAGCACGGCGCCGAGGTCGCCGTCATCGGCGGCGGACTGTCGGGCATCGTGGCCGCGTACGAGCTGATGAAGATGGGCCTGAAGCCGGTCGTCTACGAGGCCGACCGGATCGGCGGGCGACTGCGCACGGTGGGCTTCGACGGCTGCGACCCTTCCCTCACCGCGGAGATGGGCGCGATGCGCTTCCCGCCGTCCTCCACGGCCCTGCAGCACTACATCGACCTGGTGGGCCTGCGGACCCGGCCCTTCCCCAACCCCCTCGCCGAGGCGACCCCTTCGACCGTCGTCGACCTCAAGGGCGAGTCGCACTACGCCGAGACCGCCGAGGATCTCCCGCAGGTCTACCGCGATGTCGCCGCCGCCTGGAACAAGTGCCTGCAGGACGGCGCCGACTTCTCCGACATGAACCGCGCCCTGCGGGAGCGGGACGTGCCGCGCATCCGCGAGATCTGGGCGAGGCTCGTCGAGAAGCTCGACAACCAGACCTTCTACGGCTTCCTCTGCGACTCCGAGGCCTTCAGGTCCTTCCGCCACCGCGAGATCTTCGGCCAGGTCGGCTTCGGCACCGGCGGCTGGGACACCGACTTCCCGAACTCCATCCTGGAGATCCTGCGCGTCGTCTACACCGAGGCCGACGACCATCACCGGGGCATCGTCGGCGGCTCCCAGCAGTTGCCGCTGCGGCTCTGGGAACGCGAGCCGGAGAAGATCGTCCACTGGCCGTACGGGACCTCGCTCGCGGGCCTGCACGAGGGCGGCGAGCCCCGCCCGGCCGTCACCCGGCTGCACCGCACCGCCGGCAACCGGATCACCGTGACGGACGCGCACGGCGACATCCGCACCTACCGGGCGGCGATCTTCACCGCCCAGTCCTGGATGCTGCTGTCGAAGATCGCCTGCGACGACTCGCTCTTCCCGATCGACCACTGGACCGCCATCGAGCGCACCCACTACATGGAGTCCAGCAAGCTGTTCGTGCCCGTCGACAGGCCGTTCTGGCTGGACAAGGACGAGCAGACCGGCCGTGACGTGATGTCGATGACCCTCACCGACCGCATGACGCGCGGAACGTACCTGCTCGACGACGGCCCCGACAAACCCGCCGTCATCTGCCTCTCCTACACCTGGTGCGACGACAGCCTGAAGTGGCTGCCGCTGTCCGCGAACGAGCGGATGGAGGTCATGCTGAAGTCGCTCGGCGAGATCTACCCGAAGGTCGACATCAGGAAGCACATCATCGGCAGTCCGGTGACCGTCTCCTGGGAGAACGAGCCCTACTTCATGGGCGCGTTCAAGGCCAACCTGCCCGGCCACTACCGCTACCAGCGGCGCCTGTTCACGCACTTCATGCAGGACCGGCTGCCCGAGGACAAGCGGGGCGTCTTCCTCGCCGGCGACGACATCTCCTGGACGGCCGGCTGGGCCGAGGGCGCCGTCCAGACCGCGCTGAACGCGGTCTGGGGCGTCATGCACCACTTCGGCGGGGCGACCGACGCGAGCAACCCGGGCCCGGGCGACGTGTACGACGAGATCGCGCCGGTGGAACTCCCGGAGGACTGA
- a CDS encoding acyl-CoA thioesterase — MTAEAPIAPALSYGRLIPVTVHFDDLDALGMLHNARYPLLVERAWTEFWQANGVRFDGDWASAGDACNVVRELLIGYEAPVTRTGAYAVHLWLERLGATSLTYGFRLCSADGATTYARGTRVLVRLDASTLRPTPWSDAFRAAGRALLRPAH; from the coding sequence GTGACCGCCGAAGCCCCGATCGCCCCCGCCCTGTCCTACGGCCGGCTGATCCCCGTCACCGTCCACTTCGACGACCTGGACGCGCTCGGCATGCTGCACAACGCCCGCTACCCGCTGCTCGTCGAGCGAGCCTGGACGGAGTTCTGGCAGGCCAACGGCGTGCGCTTCGACGGCGACTGGGCGAGCGCCGGGGACGCCTGCAACGTGGTGAGGGAACTGCTGATCGGCTACGAGGCCCCGGTCACCCGCACCGGCGCCTACGCCGTCCACCTCTGGCTGGAGCGGCTGGGCGCCACGAGCCTGACCTACGGCTTCCGGCTCTGCTCGGCGGACGGCGCCACGACCTACGCGCGGGGCACCCGCGTCCTGGTGCGCCTGGACGCGAGCACCCTGCGCCCCACGCCGTGGAGCGACGCCTTCAGGGCCGCGGGCCGGGCACTGCTGCGGCCTGCGCACTGA
- a CDS encoding nicotinamide mononucleotide transporter family protein translates to MNSLNSEAFVMFDQHILWSDMIGNILGLITLALGWRRSLWTWPVQFLSGLVLFGAFYGHLTGSAGKQVVVMAVALYGWWQWNRSKGRSADGAITPRFATWPERAAMVGAAALGTVAVALLFKAYPSLSWDPWPDAYIFVGTIVAMYAQARGMVEFWIAWLLVDVVGVPLNFANGYAFSGFVYVIYGALVLWGMRDWWLRSRKASQTALEGAPA, encoded by the coding sequence GTGAACTCGCTGAACTCCGAGGCCTTCGTCATGTTCGACCAGCACATCCTCTGGTCGGACATGATCGGCAACATTCTCGGCCTGATCACCCTCGCCCTGGGCTGGCGGCGCTCCCTGTGGACCTGGCCGGTGCAGTTCCTCTCCGGCCTCGTCCTCTTCGGCGCCTTCTACGGCCACCTGACCGGCAGCGCGGGCAAGCAGGTCGTCGTCATGGCCGTCGCCCTGTACGGCTGGTGGCAGTGGAACCGGAGCAAGGGCCGGTCCGCGGACGGCGCCATCACCCCGCGCTTCGCCACCTGGCCCGAGCGCGCGGCCATGGTCGGCGCCGCCGCCCTCGGCACGGTCGCCGTCGCCCTGCTCTTCAAGGCCTACCCGTCCCTGTCCTGGGACCCCTGGCCGGACGCCTACATCTTCGTCGGCACCATCGTCGCCATGTACGCCCAGGCGCGCGGCATGGTCGAGTTCTGGATCGCCTGGCTCCTCGTCGACGTCGTCGGCGTCCCCCTGAACTTCGCCAACGGCTACGCCTTCTCCGGCTTCGTGTACGTCATCTACGGCGCGCTGGTCCTGTGGGGCATGCGCGACTGGTGGCTGCGCTCCCGCAAGGCTTCGCAAACCGCTCTGGAAGGAGCGCCGGCATGA
- a CDS encoding carbon-nitrogen hydrolase family protein, which translates to MRTALLQSSGRPGSVVENLKVLDEAAGRAAAAGAGLLVAPELFLTGYAIGDDIARLAEPADGDSADAVAELAARHGLAIAYGYPERDGETVYNAAQLVSADGARLAGYRKTHLFGCFEHEHFTPGDRPVVQAELNGLTIGLMICYDVEFPENVRAHALAGTDLLVVPTAQMHPFQFVAESMIPVRAFENQMYVAYVNRVGREGEFEFVGLSTLAGPDGVARARAGRGEELLFADADPVALAASREANPYLKDRRPGLYGSLV; encoded by the coding sequence ATGCGCACCGCCCTGCTCCAGAGCTCCGGCCGCCCCGGCTCCGTCGTCGAGAACCTCAAGGTCCTCGACGAGGCCGCGGGCCGGGCCGCCGCCGCGGGCGCCGGGCTGCTGGTCGCGCCGGAGCTGTTCCTGACCGGCTACGCGATCGGCGACGACATCGCCCGCCTCGCCGAACCCGCCGACGGGGACTCCGCGGACGCCGTCGCCGAGCTCGCCGCCCGGCACGGGCTCGCGATCGCGTACGGCTACCCGGAGCGCGACGGCGAGACGGTGTACAACGCGGCCCAGCTCGTCTCCGCCGACGGCGCCCGGCTCGCCGGCTACCGCAAGACCCACCTCTTCGGCTGCTTCGAGCACGAGCACTTCACGCCCGGCGACCGGCCGGTGGTCCAGGCCGAGCTGAACGGCCTCACCATCGGCCTCATGATCTGCTACGACGTCGAGTTCCCGGAGAACGTCCGTGCCCACGCCCTCGCCGGCACCGACCTCCTCGTCGTGCCGACCGCGCAGATGCACCCCTTCCAGTTCGTCGCCGAGTCGATGATCCCGGTGCGCGCCTTCGAGAACCAGATGTACGTCGCCTACGTCAACCGGGTCGGCCGGGAAGGGGAGTTCGAGTTCGTCGGGCTCTCCACCCTCGCCGGCCCCGACGGGGTCGCCCGGGCCCGCGCAGGACGCGGCGAGGAACTGCTGTTCGCCGACGCCGACCCGGTCGCCCTCGCCGCCTCCCGCGAGGCGAACCCGTATCTGAAGGACCGCCGCCCCGGCCTCTACGGGTCCCTGGTCTGA
- the ribH gene encoding 6,7-dimethyl-8-ribityllumazine synthase, translating to MSGKGAPELSVRNVGDFRVAVIAAQWHEKVMDGLVDGALRALHDLGIDEPTLLRVPGSWELPVVAKVLAGRGYDAIVALGVVIRGGTPHFEYVCQGVTQGLTQVSVETGVPIGLGVLTCDTEEQALDRAGIEGSHEDKGHEAVTAAVATAATLRSVSEPWR from the coding sequence GTGAGCGGCAAGGGCGCACCGGAACTGTCCGTACGCAATGTGGGTGACTTTCGGGTCGCCGTCATCGCGGCACAGTGGCACGAGAAGGTGATGGACGGTCTGGTCGACGGTGCCCTGCGCGCCCTGCACGACCTGGGCATCGACGAGCCGACCCTGCTGCGGGTCCCCGGCAGCTGGGAGCTCCCCGTCGTCGCCAAGGTGCTGGCCGGGCGGGGCTACGACGCGATCGTCGCCCTCGGCGTCGTCATCCGCGGCGGCACCCCGCACTTCGAGTACGTGTGCCAGGGAGTCACCCAGGGTCTCACCCAGGTCTCCGTCGAGACCGGCGTCCCCATCGGCTTGGGCGTCCTCACCTGCGACACCGAGGAGCAGGCCCTGGACCGGGCCGGCATCGAGGGCTCCCACGAGGACAAGGGCCACGAGGCGGTGACCGCGGCGGTGGCGACCGCGGCCACCCTCCGCTCAGTATCTGAACCCTGGCGGTAG
- a CDS encoding DUF5995 family protein, giving the protein MPHLEQFTAPVGTDVEPRVDTIDTSVDDVLDRMRALDAALPAWDGIAVFNRVYLAVTQEVDRRIDTGRFPDARSAATLDVRFAERYLSAVEPAPVDRRPPVFPPPPAFPHPPACWRPLLQFRRHPGVRPLQFALAGINAHIGHDLALAVVDACRSLGCEPAELEDEFDRVGDLLVSLEERIREELMPGPDLLQIADPLTHLLGSWSLERARDATWTAARALWALRRLPDVAEEFTGRLDTAVGFAGRMMLTPL; this is encoded by the coding sequence ATGCCGCACTTGGAACAGTTCACCGCTCCCGTCGGGACAGACGTCGAGCCGCGCGTGGACACGATCGACACGAGCGTCGACGACGTGCTCGACCGGATGCGTGCCCTCGACGCCGCCCTGCCTGCCTGGGACGGGATCGCGGTCTTCAACCGCGTCTACCTCGCGGTGACCCAGGAGGTGGACCGGCGCATCGACACCGGCCGCTTCCCGGACGCGCGGTCCGCCGCCACACTGGACGTACGGTTCGCGGAGCGCTACCTGAGCGCAGTGGAACCCGCGCCGGTCGACCGGCGCCCACCGGTCTTCCCGCCTCCACCGGCCTTCCCGCATCCACCGGCCTGCTGGCGTCCGCTGCTGCAGTTCCGCCGCCATCCCGGCGTACGCCCCCTGCAGTTCGCGCTCGCGGGCATCAACGCGCACATCGGGCACGACCTCGCACTCGCCGTCGTGGACGCCTGTCGTAGCCTCGGCTGCGAACCGGCCGAGCTGGAGGACGAGTTCGACCGCGTGGGCGATCTTCTCGTCTCCCTGGAGGAACGCATCCGTGAGGAGCTGATGCCGGGCCCCGACCTCTTGCAGATCGCCGACCCCCTCACCCACCTGCTCGGCTCCTGGAGCCTGGAACGCGCCCGGGACGCCACCTGGACGGCGGCCCGGGCGCTGTGGGCGCTGCGCCGACTCCCCGACGTGGCCGAGGAGTTCACCGGGCGGCTCGACACCGCCGTCGGCTTCGCGGGCCGCATGATGCTCACCCCGCTGTGA
- a CDS encoding MFS transporter codes for MLLYPVYALLMADSGLSVGQISSLFFLWSLTGVLLEVPSGAWADAVSRRLLLWLGPLLGGAGFALWVLFPSYWAFAAGFVLWGARGALGSGALEALVYEELDRAGAADRYARVMGRAHAVGQAAVMAAMGLAGPVFALGGYPAVGAASVLACLLCAATATRFPEHRSPDAEADEGLAATLRDGLVGARRDRGVLGALLLVPAVTAVWSALDEYTSLLVRETGVPDAAVPYLLVVIWAGVTAGSLLSGRAERLDGSGLAVLLAGAALALAAGALTGKPAGIVLVALAFGGFQLATVLADVRLQQRIDGAGRATVTSVAGLGTELLTIGVYGAYGALGSAFSHGAVFALCAVPYLVTALIVAVGRRK; via the coding sequence GGTCCCCTCGGGCGCCTGGGCGGACGCCGTCTCACGTCGGCTGCTGCTGTGGCTCGGCCCGCTGCTGGGCGGGGCCGGCTTCGCGCTGTGGGTGCTGTTCCCGTCGTACTGGGCCTTCGCGGCCGGCTTCGTGCTGTGGGGCGCGCGCGGCGCCCTGGGCTCCGGGGCGCTGGAGGCGCTGGTGTACGAGGAACTGGACCGGGCCGGCGCGGCGGACCGGTACGCCCGGGTCATGGGCCGTGCGCACGCGGTGGGTCAGGCGGCCGTCATGGCGGCCATGGGCCTGGCCGGGCCGGTCTTCGCGCTCGGCGGCTATCCGGCCGTCGGCGCGGCGAGCGTGCTGGCCTGTCTGCTCTGCGCCGCGACCGCGACCCGCTTTCCCGAGCACCGGTCCCCGGACGCCGAGGCCGACGAGGGTCTCGCCGCCACGCTGCGCGACGGACTCGTCGGCGCCCGCCGGGACCGCGGCGTCCTCGGCGCCCTGCTGCTGGTCCCGGCCGTCACGGCGGTGTGGAGCGCGCTCGACGAGTACACCTCGCTGCTGGTCAGGGAGACCGGCGTACCCGACGCCGCCGTCCCCTATCTGCTCGTCGTGATCTGGGCCGGCGTCACGGCCGGCAGCCTGCTCTCCGGGAGGGCCGAGCGCCTCGACGGCAGCGGCCTCGCCGTGCTCCTCGCCGGCGCCGCGCTCGCCCTGGCGGCCGGCGCGCTGACGGGGAAGCCGGCCGGCATCGTCCTCGTTGCCCTCGCCTTCGGCGGCTTCCAGCTCGCGACCGTCCTGGCCGACGTCCGGCTCCAGCAGCGCATCGACGGCGCCGGCCGGGCCACCGTGACGTCTGTCGCGGGCCTCGGCACGGAACTGCTGACCATCGGCGTCTACGGCGCGTACGGCGCCCTCGGGTCGGCCTTCTCCCACGGCGCCGTGTTCGCGCTGTGCGCCGTGCCGTACCTGGTGACGGCGCTGATCGTGGCCGTGGGACGGCGGAAGTGA
- a CDS encoding ROK family transcriptional regulator, which yields MPASPSTARAINDRLALRLLQHEGPLTAGQLKQLTGLSRPTVADLVERLAVAGLIDVVGEAGEQRRGPNARLYGIVADRAHLAALDVRTDGVAVLVSDLVGRVLAEASVPIGGDTGTGTAVEQAVTLVERTAKEAGVDRLHSLGIGAPGLIDPACGELRDSGGLPEWHRRLVAALQERFPLAHAHVENETNLAALAEQREGAARDRDTFVLLWLGHGIGAAVVLDGALRRGASGGTGEIGFLPVPGTGGLPSATDCEGGFHSLAGSAAIAALAGEHGLTAAAAHPAEPVAAALVRQAVQPAPGAAADRFLDALADRLTLGVASVVAVLDPGCVVLGGEVGQAGGEALADRVAQRLRRMAPLPTEVRPSTLGGAAVLRGALLTARESAQEELFGAR from the coding sequence ATGCCCGCATCCCCGAGCACCGCCCGGGCCATCAACGACCGGCTCGCCCTGCGGCTGCTGCAACACGAAGGCCCGTTGACGGCAGGGCAGTTGAAGCAGCTCACCGGCCTGTCCCGGCCCACGGTCGCCGACCTCGTCGAACGCCTCGCCGTCGCCGGTCTGATCGACGTCGTCGGAGAGGCGGGCGAGCAGCGCCGCGGACCCAACGCCCGGCTCTACGGCATCGTCGCCGACCGCGCCCACCTGGCCGCGCTGGACGTGCGCACGGACGGCGTCGCCGTGCTGGTGTCGGACCTGGTCGGCCGGGTGCTCGCCGAGGCATCCGTGCCGATCGGCGGCGACACGGGCACCGGGACGGCCGTGGAACAGGCGGTCACGCTGGTGGAGCGGACGGCGAAGGAGGCAGGGGTCGACCGGCTGCACAGCCTCGGCATCGGCGCGCCCGGCCTGATCGACCCGGCCTGCGGCGAACTGCGCGACTCCGGCGGGCTGCCCGAGTGGCACCGCCGCCTGGTGGCCGCCCTGCAGGAACGGTTCCCGCTCGCCCACGCACACGTCGAGAACGAGACCAACCTCGCCGCACTGGCGGAACAGCGCGAGGGCGCCGCCCGGGACCGCGACACCTTCGTCCTGCTGTGGCTCGGCCACGGCATCGGCGCGGCCGTCGTCCTGGACGGCGCCCTGCGCCGCGGAGCCTCCGGCGGCACCGGCGAGATCGGCTTCCTGCCCGTCCCGGGCACCGGCGGCCTGCCCTCGGCGACGGACTGCGAGGGCGGCTTCCACTCCCTGGCCGGCTCGGCGGCGATCGCCGCACTGGCGGGGGAGCACGGCCTGACGGCGGCGGCCGCGCACCCCGCCGAACCGGTGGCGGCGGCACTGGTCCGGCAGGCGGTGCAGCCGGCTCCCGGCGCCGCCGCCGACCGCTTCCTCGACGCCCTCGCCGACCGGCTCACCCTCGGCGTCGCCTCCGTCGTCGCCGTCCTCGACCCCGGCTGTGTGGTCCTCGGCGGCGAGGTCGGACAGGCCGGCGGTGAGGCGCTCGCCGACCGGGTGGCCCAACGCCTCCGCCGCATGGCCCCGCTCCCCACGGAGGTCCGCCCCAGCACCCTCGGCGGCGCCGCAGTCCTGCGCGGCGCCCTGCTCACGGCCCGAGAGTCGGCCCAGGAGGAACTCTTCGGGGCGCGATAG